A single Streptomyces sannanensis DNA region contains:
- a CDS encoding aminotransferase class III-fold pyridoxal phosphate-dependent enzyme, producing MTSTTGQSNAETIERARRVTAAEDYDIGTRFPSVFVSAQGSWMTDVEGKRILDVTAASGALLLGNQHPRVVEAVSNAVRNHGAVFASTLSPQRIELAERLVERYPAGEKAVFCKTGSEATTTAIRLARAYTGRDLILTSGYHGWHDWQLSYLNMGFDPRTRVANFGYNETALRRFLEEFGSDIAGVIVTPEPAWLDTDYYSNLSSICAEFGVLFIIDEVITALRWGAKGLNGTGGVRADMITVSKGLSNGHALSAVLGRREVIDAYDKAGIAGTYTREVPPMAAALAVLDEIEDGAVHEQCEKMGKLLKDGMRDVLASVGIPAFVTGPNMMFDVVVESESLSWDIYRAAYDFGAYFEDSGTHMVTAAYGEAEVEHALTAFEKGAKQVASKLELAPGDLPDARKLAFPLEAFGGSLKDSEGVLQRIEDTVERIAKRDKDQGNALDPACG from the coding sequence ATGACCAGCACCACCGGCCAGAGCAACGCCGAAACCATCGAGCGCGCCCGCCGGGTCACGGCGGCCGAGGACTACGACATCGGCACCCGGTTCCCCTCGGTCTTCGTGAGCGCACAGGGCTCCTGGATGACCGATGTCGAGGGGAAGCGCATCCTGGATGTCACCGCGGCCAGCGGTGCCCTGCTGCTCGGCAACCAGCACCCGCGCGTCGTGGAGGCGGTCAGCAACGCCGTCCGCAACCACGGCGCAGTGTTCGCGAGCACGCTCTCGCCGCAGCGCATCGAGCTCGCGGAGCGGCTGGTCGAGCGTTACCCGGCCGGTGAGAAGGCCGTGTTCTGTAAGACGGGCTCGGAGGCGACCACCACGGCGATCAGGCTCGCGCGTGCCTACACCGGCCGTGACCTCATCCTCACCTCCGGATACCACGGCTGGCACGACTGGCAGCTCTCCTACCTGAACATGGGCTTCGACCCGCGTACCCGGGTGGCGAACTTCGGTTACAACGAGACGGCGCTGAGGCGTTTCCTCGAGGAGTTCGGCAGCGACATCGCGGGGGTCATCGTCACTCCCGAGCCCGCCTGGCTCGACACCGATTACTACAGCAACCTTTCCAGCATCTGTGCCGAGTTCGGCGTGCTCTTCATCATCGACGAGGTCATCACGGCGCTGCGCTGGGGTGCCAAGGGCCTCAACGGAACCGGCGGTGTCCGGGCCGACATGATCACCGTCAGCAAGGGCCTGAGCAACGGCCACGCCCTCTCCGCCGTCCTCGGCCGGCGCGAGGTCATCGACGCCTACGACAAGGCCGGAATCGCGGGGACCTACACCCGCGAGGTACCGCCGATGGCCGCGGCCCTCGCGGTGCTGGACGAGATCGAGGACGGCGCGGTCCACGAGCAGTGCGAGAAGATGGGCAAGCTGCTCAAGGACGGGATGCGTGACGTCCTCGCGTCGGTCGGGATCCCCGCCTTCGTGACCGGCCCCAACATGATGTTCGATGTCGTCGTGGAGTCCGAGAGCCTGTCCTGGGACATCTACCGCGCGGCCTACGACTTCGGCGCCTACTTCGAGGACAGCGGCACGCACATGGTCACCGCTGCCTACGGCGAAGCCGAGGTCGAGCATGCGCTGACCGCCTTCGAGAAGGGCGCCAAGCAGGTCGCGAGCAAGCTGGAACTGGCCCCTGGGGACCTGCCCGACGCGCGCAAGCTCGCCTTCCCGCTGGAGGCGTTCGGTGGCTCGCTCAAGGACAGCGAGGGAGTACTGCAGCGCATCGAAGACACTGTCGAGCGCATCGCCAAGCGCGACAAGGACCAGGGCAACGCCCTGGATCCGGCCTGCGGCTGA
- a CDS encoding APH(3') family aminoglycoside O-phosphotransferase, giving the protein MAGLPFTLTSRLELDGDRILVAVRSDGTAIHRVERRDSGAYFVKTTPHRSKDALRFHLSIEAERLVWLGKQGFPVPGVVDVGADDDMMWLVTTAVEGRPAADWPNPAERPAVIAAVADFTRALHALPAEGCPFNRSLAVSLRWARTAAFTGQIDLNDLDEHHSGWSAQQLLDKLEATEPPPEDELVVCHGDLCLDNLLIDTATLAVSGVLDVGRLGLADRWVDLAIAVRDISEEQSDDGQADAFLRRYGMAGADERRLRYYRLLDEFF; this is encoded by the coding sequence GTGGCAGGACTGCCATTCACCCTGACCAGCCGGCTGGAGCTGGACGGCGACCGCATCCTGGTCGCCGTCCGTTCCGACGGCACGGCCATCCACCGGGTGGAGCGCCGAGACTCCGGCGCGTACTTCGTCAAGACCACGCCGCATCGCAGCAAGGACGCTCTACGGTTCCATCTGTCCATCGAGGCCGAGCGTCTGGTCTGGTTGGGCAAACAGGGATTTCCGGTCCCCGGAGTAGTCGATGTCGGTGCCGACGATGACATGATGTGGCTGGTCACTACGGCCGTCGAAGGCAGGCCGGCGGCCGACTGGCCGAACCCCGCCGAGCGGCCGGCCGTAATCGCCGCCGTCGCGGACTTCACCCGAGCGCTGCACGCCCTGCCGGCCGAGGGCTGCCCCTTCAACCGGAGCCTGGCCGTCTCACTGCGCTGGGCCAGGACGGCAGCGTTCACGGGCCAGATCGATCTCAACGATCTCGACGAACACCACAGCGGCTGGTCGGCGCAACAGCTGCTCGACAAGCTGGAGGCCACCGAGCCTCCCCCCGAGGATGAACTCGTCGTCTGCCACGGGGATCTGTGCCTGGACAACCTCCTGATCGATACGGCAACACTCGCTGTCTCGGGAGTCCTGGACGTCGGTCGGCTCGGCCTGGCCGACCGGTGGGTCGACCTGGCGATCGCGGTCCGGGACATCAGTGAGGAACAGTCCGACGACGGGCAAGCCGATGCGTTTCTGCGCCGCTACGGCATGGCCGGAGCCGATGAGCGAAGGCTCCGGTACTACCGGCTTCTCGACGAGTTCTTCTAG
- a CDS encoding PIG-L family deacetylase translates to MTSPRSSRVLLLSPHPDDIAWSLGGTVSRLREAGADLVCLTFFNRTRYAPGNPAHGDSRTATDVRRIEEDGWGALADVRLERCDLGDASLRGYDDATEMGAEPEPEVLREVAARLRSVIARVRPDAVLAPLAIGGHIDHSAVRRAVAGLAPVPDAALLWYEDLPYASQNPWVPGGHPLVVDIGSHWTAKSDGVRCYPSQLPDDILPVLRQHAAQVRGERLWAETQNAHDWFSHCLMNGT, encoded by the coding sequence ATGACCTCGCCCCGCTCGTCCCGGGTGCTCCTGCTGTCGCCGCACCCTGATGATATCGCCTGGTCGCTGGGCGGCACCGTGTCCCGCCTGCGAGAGGCGGGTGCGGACCTCGTCTGCCTGACGTTCTTCAACCGTACTCGGTACGCCCCGGGCAACCCGGCGCACGGTGACAGTCGCACGGCAACGGATGTGCGGCGTATCGAGGAGGACGGTTGGGGAGCCCTGGCCGATGTGCGGTTGGAGCGGTGCGACTTGGGGGACGCGTCCCTGCGCGGATACGACGATGCGACGGAGATGGGCGCCGAGCCCGAACCCGAGGTCTTGCGCGAGGTCGCCGCCAGACTGCGTTCGGTGATCGCGCGAGTACGGCCCGACGCCGTCCTCGCTCCGCTCGCCATCGGCGGGCACATCGACCACAGCGCGGTGCGCCGCGCGGTGGCCGGACTGGCTCCGGTGCCGGATGCCGCACTGCTCTGGTACGAGGACCTTCCCTATGCGTCTCAGAACCCCTGGGTCCCCGGCGGTCATCCGCTCGTCGTCGACATCGGATCGCACTGGACCGCCAAGAGTGACGGGGTCCGCTGCTACCCCTCACAGCTCCCCGACGACATTCTGCCCGTGCTGCGCCAGCATGCCGCTCAGGTACGGGGAGAGCGTCTGTGGGCGGAGACACAGAACGCCCACGACTGGTTCAGTCACTGTCTGATGAACGGTACGTAG